The genomic window AGGCAAGAGAAACTAAACTTATTGCGGGCTGGGCAATGCTCGTCATCTTGCTCGTTTCACTCGCCTTTTCACCCCACAAATATTCTTTTATATCATAACCAAGGATTTCACAGCCCTGATCAACGATTTCTTTTGCCTTCGGATATTTGGAATAGAGTTCCCGACCAATGCCGGGTTTGAACGCACCTTGGCCATCGAACAAAAAGACGATTTTTTTCATACCCTGCTCCTTTTTTAAATCGTGGCGATTGCCAGACCGACAGCCAGTTCTTTAGTGTGGCTGATGCTAATAAAAATTTTATCAATTTTTAATTCCGTGCATATCTCTTTTGCCCGTCCGGACAAAACTACATAGGGAGCGCCGCTTTTTTCATTCAGGATTACTACATCCCGGTAACTTATTCCCCGACGCCAGCCGGTCTTGATCGCCTTCAAAACCGCCTCTTTTGCCGCAAACCTTCCGGCCAGTTCTTCATACCGGAAGACCCCCCGCTCGGAAAATTTTAATTCTTCAGGTGCGAAGATTTTATCGACAAAATTTTTGTGCTTCTCCACTGCTGATTTTATTCTTGTCACCTCAATTATATCAATGCCAATTCCGAATATCGCCATTTATTTTTTAACCCCGATGCCGGTGACCGAGGGACATTTTATCCTTACCCGTTCATACTTTTTGCCAATCGCGGGTTTTTTGACAAAATATCCACCAATCTCAATCCGATAATCGCCTACAGTGCCCACCAGCACCCCTTTTTTATTCTCATACCAACGGATCGCGCGTTTTTTGGGATTTACTGCACAGATGATATTCAATTCTCCGGGGACTGTGGTCAAAAGGTCCTCGGCCGAGGGCGTGATATAAGCCCGCGATTCGCCAAACGCGGTATGGGAATGAAATTCGCCGATGTATTCTAAACCTTCGGAGAGGAGTCGTAATATTGAGTTTACCCTCTCCACCCTCTTTAAATCAATCGTCACATGGGCAAAACTACTCTCTGCGGTCTGGTATGGTATGGCGTATTCCACTACATATTTATTCTCGCCTTTAACACCCACGAGATAACCGATGGTCTCTTTTTTAAAAGTCTCAATGGAAGAAGAGACGATGGACAAAAAAGCTGGCAGGCTTAAAAACGCTTCAATATCCTTTTTGGGGATTTCAACATTAATTTGTTCCACGTTCGTATTGCGCAATGATGTTAGAAATCCTTTTGATACACCTCTCCTGCCCGATTAACTCCATTGTTTCAAAGAGTCCTGGACCAGCATCGGTCCCAGTGATATAAACACGCAGGGGGTGGATTAATTCACGGGCTTTAATTTTCTTCATTTCGCAGAATTTCCTCAGCTTTTCTTCTATCACCGGGGCGCGGTAGTCGTTGAGGCTTTGTAAAATAACAGTAAATTCTTTAACCAGGCTGATGCTTTTTTCATCAAGATATTTTTTTAGAATATTTTCATCGTAGAGAAATTCCTCACTGAAGAAATACTTTGCATTGGCAATATCCTTTAGAACTTTCAGACGCGGACGCATCAAAAGGCATACCCGCTCAACCCAGTCTCTATTCTTGTTATATTCTTCCTCGGTAATATAACCGGTTGCCAGGACAAAAGGTTTGATGTTTTTTAAAAAAGTTGCCTCATCAATCCGGTTGATGATATAGTGATTATTCAACCATTCCAGTTTTGTTTCGTCATAGATGGCATTTGCCGGATTAATTCGCTCCAACGAGAAGAGTTCAATCATCCTTTCCCGACTCATAATCTCCTCATCACCACCCGGTGACCAGCCTAACAGGGCGAGGAAGTTAATCAGGGCATCGGGAAGATACCCGGCATCCCGGTATTCTAATACGGAGCGGGCTCCGAGGCGTTTCGATAATTTCTTTTTATCCTTGCCCAGGATTACCGGCAGATGGGCAAAAGACGGTATCGGAAAATTGAACGCTTCATAAAGGAGGATTTGTTTAGGGGTATTGGCGATATGCTCAACCCCACGGATAACATGGCTGATGCGCATCAGGTAATCATCTATCACACAGGCAAAGTTATATGTTGGCATTCCATCGGATTTGATGATTACAAAGTCTTCGATATCCGAGGCATTCTTTTCAACTGTTCCGTGGATGATATCTGCAAATACAATCTTTTTTTCCAGAGGCACTTTGAACCTCAATGCCGGATTGATACCGGCACTCTTTCTTTTTTGTTTCTCTTCATCAGAAAATTTCTCCCGACAGCGGTGCTGCCAGTTCAATTTTTTTTCAAAATGTTCCTTTCTTTCTTTTTCTATCTCTTCTTCCGTACAGTAACACCAATAGGCTTTATCCTCTTTAAGTAAGTTTTGGGCATAATCTTTATAGATTTCCTTCCGTTCAGATTGGAAATATGGTCCGAAATCCCCGCCTTTTTGGGGACCTTCATCCCATTCCAGGCCAAGCCAGTTAAGCGATTCCAGTATCACCCCAGTCATCTCTCGGGAGGAACGGGTGACATCTGTATCTTCAATCCGGAGGATGAATTTGCCACCATTATGCCGGGCAAAAAGCCAGTTATAAAGCGCTGTGCGGGCACTACCAATATGAAAAAAACCGGTAGGACTGGGTGCAATTCTAACTCTAATCTCCTGTTTCATGATAAATCTATTATGCCTGATTGCCCCTAATCTTCACCAGAAACCAAAGATTTAAAGACGGAGAGGGGGAGATTCGAACTCCCGTCCCATCTTTCGATGAGAAACCGCTTAGCAAGCGGGTGCCTTCGACCACTCGGCCACCTCTCCGGGTTGGTCGTTATTCTCAATTAACGGAGGGCGAGGGATTCGAACCCCCAAGGGATTGCTCCCGGCGGATTTCAAGTCCGCTGCCTTGCCAGTTAGGACTAGCCCTCCAGGAACATTAATATTATAATCAATTTCGTTAAAATGTCAACCAAACTTGCTTCAACCTGATATTGATTTTTTAATGGAAATAGTTAGAATAATAGTATGAACACAAAAAAGGCTTATTTTGCAGGTGGTTGTTTCTGGGGTGTGGAATATTTTTTTGATAAAAAAGAAGGAGTGATTTCGGCAGTCTCCGGGTATATGGGTGGTTCCCTGGAGAATCCTACTTATCAGGAAGTAAAAACCGGCACAACCGGTCATTATGAAACCGTGGAAGTTACTTATGATCCAGAGAAGGTATCCTATGAAGAATTGGCTAAGTTATTCTTCGAGATTCATGACCCCACCCAACCCGATGGTCAGGGACCGGATATCGGCGAACAATATAAATCAGTGATTTTTTATAATGATGAAGAAGAAAAACAGATTGCCGAAAAACTGATCGGGATTCTCCGGTCCAAGGGCTATAAAGTGGTGACAAAGGTCCTGCCGGTGACCAAATTCTACCCTGCCGAAGATTATCATCAGGATTATTATGCCCGAAAAGGAACCAAACCCACCTGCCATTTCTATAAGAAAAGATTCTAAAAATACCGAATTTGGCTAAACGAGATGCTATTGACAAAAAGAAGGAATAGATTAAACTACAATGTATGCCGCAATTGCCAGCCGGGATCGGTCGGTATCAAATAATTAAAAAAATTGAAGAAGGGAATTACGCAACAGTCTATAAAGTTTCACTTCAAAACCGGGAATATATTTTAAAGATTGCCCGGAAGAATTTGCCCGAATTCAATGATCTGATCAAGAGGGAATTTCAGATTCTCGCGCAGTTCACCCACCCCAATATTGTTCCTACCCACGAATACAATACCGCCCCTGATGGCCGGGCTTATTTCGTTCTTGATTACATCAAGGGAAAACCAATAAATCAATTCTTTCATGGGTTATCAGATGAGTTAATTGAGGCATTAATCCAGGTGATTAATGGACTCGGTGCTTTCCACAATAAAGGATTTGTTCATAGCGATTTGAAACCCGAACATATTATTTATAATCCTGAAGCGAAGAAGATCGTTCTCATTGATTTTGGTTTTGCCGGCATTACCACCCGACAGATTAAAAAATATGGCACGGTCGGTTATGTGGCACCAGAGGTGTTAAAGGGAATCGGGATTGACCAGCGCAGTGACCTTTATTCCTTAGGCGTAATAATTTATGAAATTTTGTCTGGTACCAATTTGAAATTACCACTCCGACCAATACAAAATATCCCCGAGCAGTTGAACAATGTGATTCTTCGTCTCCTTTCAGAAGAACCTTGTTTAAGACCCACTGTTCCGGAATTATATGAAGTCTTCACCGATCTTTTGCCCAAGAGGAAATTTGTGATTCCTCCTTACGAAGTTTCTCTTCCACCTACAATATTTGTTGAGATACCAGAGATAATGGAAAGGCTTTTAAGATTAAAAGGTGAGGCAGTGATCATCAACGGCGAGACCGGTTCTGGGAAGAGCCGCCTGTTAAAAGAGTTGAAATATAAATATCTATTTCAGGATTATGAAGTTTTTTCTTATACCGGGAGAGAAGAAGGTTACTTACACGAATTTATCTGTAGGTCTATAAATTTTAAAGATTTAAAATTTGCCGATAAGGAAGACCAGTTTCAGATCTTTGCTGAAATCACCGAGCATTTACTTGAATATGCCCGTAACCGCAGGGTTGTTTTACTCATTGATGACCTCGATGAATTGAGTGATTATGAACTTGGCTTAATGCGATTCATCGGGCATAGCCTTGAGGAGACCAATATCACACTAATTGGCACAGCCACTTCTGAACTGCGAGTTAAAGATCTAAACTTCTTTCAACTCAATTTGCGACCATTTTCCCGGAACGAAGTTCAATTATTGATTGAGAGGACATTTTTTGAAATCAAACCCCGAGATGGGCAAGATTTAACATCCTTCATCGATTGGTTATATCAGCATACAGGGGGTAATCCGCTCTTCATTGTGGAGACCCTGAAGGAACTTCATAATCAAAGAATTTTAAGATACTATATCAATCACTGGGAAATTGATATTGAAACACTGCACCGTGCCGGAATTCCAGAAAATGTCGCCGGACTATTATCAAGGAGATTGCAAAGGCTTAGTGGAAATGCCCTTGCCATTTTAAAAATTCTGATGATCGCCGATTTCCCTCTCGACCTTTCGGTTCTCTGGCAAATTCTACCCGAAATGGAGATTGCCGATTTCGAGTTTTTGCATATGCAGGGGATGATTAAGGAGGAACGGCGCGGTGAAAAGAGATATTTCACAGTGGCTAATCAGTATTTGAAGAGTCTTATTGAAAAAGAAATCAGTGAAGAAGAGGTTGTTTTTTTAAGCAGAAAGATTATTGAAGTGATTGAAAAGACAATCCCTGCGGAGGTCTTTTATCCATTGCTCGCAAGATTGTATAAAAAAATCGGTTGTCCAAAAAAGGCTTTTTATTATTCTTACAATGCAGGAGTAGTCGCAGAAGAAGTAAATGACCGTAAGGGAGCGATAAAATTTTATACCAGTGCTCTTGAATCTGTCTATAACTTGGATTCGGAAGATGCAGCATCCGTTTTCCTCCGTCTGGGCGGACTTTATCTTCTTGACGGTGAGAATCACCGGGCGATTGAGTGCTACAATAAGACGATTGGATTAGAGAAATTCAAAGTTGCCGGACTATTTGGTCTTGGCAAGGCATATTCAAATCTGGGGGATTATGGGCAGGCGATTGAGTATTTAAAGAGTGCAAGTGCAACGGCAAGCGAAGAAAAAAACAAAGTTGAGATTCTCAACCGTCTTGCCTATTGTTATATTTGTTTAAAGGATTTTGCTCAGGGAAAAAAGATACTTAAGGAAGCTGAGGAACTTTCTCGGAAGATAGAAGCGCCTGAACTTGAAGCCGAGGTATTATACTACCTTGCAACATTGGAATGGTTTAGGGGCAATCACACTGATGGATTGCAAATCGGCAGAAAATTGCTTGAGTTCTGCGATAAAAAAGGCATGATCAAGCAACTGGCTTATGCTGCAAATCTTTTGAGTTCTTTTTTTATCCAGACCGGAGATATTGAAAGTGGCTTAAAGTATATTGACATTGCGATAGAGAATTTTGAGAAAATTAAATATTTAAATGCCCTGGGCGCAGCGATGATTAATAAAGGGTTTTTAATCCTTAATGCGAATGATTTTACGGGAGCACTGAATACTTTTAAAAAGTCATTCAATATAGAATCACGA from candidate division WOR-3 bacterium includes these protein-coding regions:
- the acpS gene encoding holo-ACP synthase, whose product is MAIFGIGIDIIEVTRIKSAVEKHKNFVDKIFAPEELKFSERGVFRYEELAGRFAAKEAVLKAIKTGWRRGISYRDVVILNEKSGAPYVVLSGRAKEICTELKIDKIFISISHTKELAVGLAIATI
- a CDS encoding Mov34/MPN/PAD-1 family protein produces the protein MEQINVEIPKKDIEAFLSLPAFLSIVSSSIETFKKETIGYLVGVKGENKYVVEYAIPYQTAESSFAHVTIDLKRVERVNSILRLLSEGLEYIGEFHSHTAFGESRAYITPSAEDLLTTVPGELNIICAVNPKKRAIRWYENKKGVLVGTVGDYRIEIGGYFVKKPAIGKKYERVRIKCPSVTGIGVKK
- the gltX gene encoding glutamate--tRNA ligase, encoding MKQEIRVRIAPSPTGFFHIGSARTALYNWLFARHNGGKFILRIEDTDVTRSSREMTGVILESLNWLGLEWDEGPQKGGDFGPYFQSERKEIYKDYAQNLLKEDKAYWCYCTEEEIEKERKEHFEKKLNWQHRCREKFSDEEKQKRKSAGINPALRFKVPLEKKIVFADIIHGTVEKNASDIEDFVIIKSDGMPTYNFACVIDDYLMRISHVIRGVEHIANTPKQILLYEAFNFPIPSFAHLPVILGKDKKKLSKRLGARSVLEYRDAGYLPDALINFLALLGWSPGGDEEIMSRERMIELFSLERINPANAIYDETKLEWLNNHYIINRIDEATFLKNIKPFVLATGYITEEEYNKNRDWVERVCLLMRPRLKVLKDIANAKYFFSEEFLYDENILKKYLDEKSISLVKEFTVILQSLNDYRAPVIEEKLRKFCEMKKIKARELIHPLRVYITGTDAGPGLFETMELIGQERCIKRISNIIAQYERGTN
- the msrA gene encoding peptide-methionine (S)-S-oxide reductase MsrA produces the protein MNTKKAYFAGGCFWGVEYFFDKKEGVISAVSGYMGGSLENPTYQEVKTGTTGHYETVEVTYDPEKVSYEELAKLFFEIHDPTQPDGQGPDIGEQYKSVIFYNDEEEKQIAEKLIGILRSKGYKVVTKVLPVTKFYPAEDYHQDYYARKGTKPTCHFYKKRF
- a CDS encoding sigma 54-interacting transcriptional regulator, whose protein sequence is MPQLPAGIGRYQIIKKIEEGNYATVYKVSLQNREYILKIARKNLPEFNDLIKREFQILAQFTHPNIVPTHEYNTAPDGRAYFVLDYIKGKPINQFFHGLSDELIEALIQVINGLGAFHNKGFVHSDLKPEHIIYNPEAKKIVLIDFGFAGITTRQIKKYGTVGYVAPEVLKGIGIDQRSDLYSLGVIIYEILSGTNLKLPLRPIQNIPEQLNNVILRLLSEEPCLRPTVPELYEVFTDLLPKRKFVIPPYEVSLPPTIFVEIPEIMERLLRLKGEAVIINGETGSGKSRLLKELKYKYLFQDYEVFSYTGREEGYLHEFICRSINFKDLKFADKEDQFQIFAEITEHLLEYARNRRVVLLIDDLDELSDYELGLMRFIGHSLEETNITLIGTATSELRVKDLNFFQLNLRPFSRNEVQLLIERTFFEIKPRDGQDLTSFIDWLYQHTGGNPLFIVETLKELHNQRILRYYINHWEIDIETLHRAGIPENVAGLLSRRLQRLSGNALAILKILMIADFPLDLSVLWQILPEMEIADFEFLHMQGMIKEERRGEKRYFTVANQYLKSLIEKEISEEEVVFLSRKIIEVIEKTIPAEVFYPLLARLYKKIGCPKKAFYYSYNAGVVAEEVNDRKGAIKFYTSALESVYNLDSEDAASVFLRLGGLYLLDGENHRAIECYNKTIGLEKFKVAGLFGLGKAYSNLGDYGQAIEYLKSASATASEEKNKVEILNRLAYCYICLKDFAQGKKILKEAEELSRKIEAPELEAEVLYYLATLEWFRGNHTDGLQIGRKLLEFCDKKGMIKQLAYAANLLSSFFIQTGDIESGLKYIDIAIENFEKIKYLNALGAAMINKGFLILNANDFTGALNTFKKSFNIESRLKNRVQECTITLCLANIYEITGKLKNALDYYKRAKDIDPDSAYANYGMAMIYYKTGEIDRAKGILEESLKKKHEVLYLIGLGLIFLVLGKKELAEEYIERGIAIMEKEGAEISIKREVYLKSSQAYYEIGDFKKGLSFARQLKDIAIKGSREYWLGDGLIKINEFRLKVIGELDIEENLTYLKEKELLYDYAYLKRLKIESIIDRGIAQEMIKGIAEELESVARIFHALGGTLELNRVEKLKLSFYPLVVRDYSRRVISAQYFETFSKLAELISSRLGDEDFIVNILDLVIEATRAERGAVFIKTEKGMEFVAGRNIDRKTIKDAGELSRTAIAEINKNRIVFVPNALDDPRFNIRKSVLLNQIRSILCIPLVVGANVIGAIYLDSRMIGSIFNEQDRDFLITIARILASVIEKSIAFRNLSEENILLKTKVISDLGAGYLLSKSTKMRRIYKTVEAIANSDAPVLIYGETGTGKGMLARLIHLRSRRRDKKFLSINCGAIPETLLESELFGHKKGAFTGAIADKKGLLEEAEGGTVFLDEISNTTPGFQAKMLEAIEDKIIRRVGETTTKRIDVRFILASNRDLEIEVEEGRFRQDLYFRINVFKITVPPLRERVVDIPQLARFFLERYAKEMGKPIRGFAPGVMERLKTYHWPGNIRELMNVIERAVTLCNGDLITMEDIGLAAPKKGIIPLEELEKEAVLEALNATGWNRTRAAKKLGIDRRTLYNYIKKYSLSP